The proteins below are encoded in one region of Puntigrus tetrazona isolate hp1 chromosome 5, ASM1883169v1, whole genome shotgun sequence:
- the LOC122345679 gene encoding membrane-spanning 4-domains subfamily A member 4A-like isoform X1, producing MPRMESNKVMSTEKATVIVQVKPHVKDNLISDENQQAFGAYHNANLKTFLRSQTKALGTVQIKIGVVFFLFGIVCSFSTFETPIFIFSGISYWGSVIYISAGSLSVVAQDKLHLCVVKASLGMNVISSVTAVVAIFLMTSDIYLLSVHSHKKCKSYEILIFGALLVFSFLQFIISIFISGFACKATCNTDSTVVNVGLNRVRNAESK from the exons ATGCCAAGAATGGAAAGCAACAAGGTCATGTCAACTGAGAAAGCTACAGTTATCGTCCAAGTAAAGCCACACGTGAAAGATAATCTTATTTCTGATGAAAATCAGCAGGCCTTTGGAGCATATCACAATGCCaatcttaaaacatttttaagatcaCAAACAAAGGCACTAGGG ACTGTCCAGATTAAGATTGGAGTGGTGTTTTTCTTGTTTGGTATCGTGTGCAGCTTCAGTACCTTCGAAACACCAATTTTTATCTTCAGTGGCATCAGCTACTGGGGATCCGTTATC taCATCAGCGCTGGCTCTCTGTCTGTTGTCGCGCAGGATAAACTTCATCTGTGTGTG GTGAAAGCCTCTCTTGGAATGAATGTGATCAGTTCCGTAACTGCAGTGGTTGCCATTTTTCTGATGACCTCAGATATATATCTACTTTCAGTACACTCTCACAAAAAATGTAAG agCTATGAAATCTTGATATTCGGAGCATTGCTGGTGTTCTCCTTCCTTCAGTTTATCATCTCCATCTTCATCTCAGGATTTGCCTGCAAAGCCACCTGCAACACAGACTCTACAGTGGTCAATGTGGGACTAAACCGGGTAAG AAATGCTGAGTCAAAGTGA
- the LOC122345679 gene encoding membrane-spanning 4-domains subfamily A member 4A-like isoform X2, protein MPRMESNKVMSTEKATVIVQVKPHVKDNLISDENQQAFGAYHNANLKTFLRSQTKALGTVQIKIGVVFFLFGIVCSFSTFETPIFIFSGISYWGSVIYISAGSLSVVAQDKLHLCVVKASLGMNVISSVTAVVAIFLMTSDIYLLSVHSHKKCKSYEILIFGALLVFSFLQFIISIFISGFACKATCNTDSTVVNVGLNRKC, encoded by the exons ATGCCAAGAATGGAAAGCAACAAGGTCATGTCAACTGAGAAAGCTACAGTTATCGTCCAAGTAAAGCCACACGTGAAAGATAATCTTATTTCTGATGAAAATCAGCAGGCCTTTGGAGCATATCACAATGCCaatcttaaaacatttttaagatcaCAAACAAAGGCACTAGGG ACTGTCCAGATTAAGATTGGAGTGGTGTTTTTCTTGTTTGGTATCGTGTGCAGCTTCAGTACCTTCGAAACACCAATTTTTATCTTCAGTGGCATCAGCTACTGGGGATCCGTTATC taCATCAGCGCTGGCTCTCTGTCTGTTGTCGCGCAGGATAAACTTCATCTGTGTGTG GTGAAAGCCTCTCTTGGAATGAATGTGATCAGTTCCGTAACTGCAGTGGTTGCCATTTTTCTGATGACCTCAGATATATATCTACTTTCAGTACACTCTCACAAAAAATGTAAG agCTATGAAATCTTGATATTCGGAGCATTGCTGGTGTTCTCCTTCCTTCAGTTTATCATCTCCATCTTCATCTCAGGATTTGCCTGCAAAGCCACCTGCAACACAGACTCTACAGTGGTCAATGTGGGACTAAACCGG AAATGCTGA
- the LOC122345680 gene encoding membrane-spanning 4-domains subfamily A member 8-like gives MESRKVVLADKTTVAIEVNPQVTEDTVIFVNGDEAGGKNHNTAFKGFFKAQPKALGTVQIMNGAMVFILGFILTSSVYSYSAILDYSGINYWGALIYVSAGSLSVTAQNKYPCLVKASLGLNLFSAITAGMAIVLMGVQIALLSLDLPSLYDEYFILRVTGILLVFTILQFIISICISAFVCEAVCNKNSTVVNVH, from the exons ATGGAAAGCAGGAAGGTCGTCTTAGCTGACAAAACTACAGTTGCCATCGAAGTAAACCCACAGGTGACAGAAGacactgttatttttgttaatggGGACGAGGCCGGAGGAAAAAATCACAATACGGCATTTAAAGGATTTTTCAAAGCACAACCAAAGGCACTGGGG ACCGTCCAGATAATGAATGGAGCGATGGTCTTCATACTTGGTTTTATACTTACCTCCAGTGTCTACAGTTATTCTGCAATTCTTGATTATAGTGGCATAAACTACTGGGGGGCCCTTATT tacgTCAGCGCTGGCTCTTTGTCTGTCACTGCACAGAATAAATATCCGTGTTTG GTGAAAGCTTCTCTTGGACTAAACTTGTTCAGCGCCATAACTGCAGGGATGGCCATTGTTCTGATGGGCGTACAGATTGCATTATTATCATTGGATTTGCCAAGTTTATATGATGAG tattttattttgagggTCACTGGAATATTGCTGGTGTTCACCATTCTTCAGTTCATCATCTCCATCTGTATCTCAGCATTCGTCTGCGAGGCCGTCTGcaacaaaaactctacagtagTGAATGTGCACTAA